The Paenibacillus beijingensis nucleotide sequence GGATATGGGCGTCCTGATAGATGTTCAGGCTGTAGTTCTTCAACTGGTCGGCCAGAAATTCGATGTTCCGTTGCGTATGCATCAGCATCTGCTCGTTGAAACGGTCGATTTCCTGATAAGCATGGTCGGAAAAGAGATAGGATAAATAGAGGGAAAACGGAGTCACGAGCAGCATAAACGATATGGCGATCAAGAGGAAGATTCGCAAAAAGGATTGCTTCGGCCACAGTTGATGCATGGGTGTACCTCCAGTCGGGGCAATACCTCACCCTTCCCAAGGGCGATTGCCGTCGTCATTCGCTCCTCCATTATACCAAATTTATCCTGATTGCGAGTTCCGAAAAATCACGGCGGACCGCCGCCAAATACGCGACTAAGTCCGCCGCTCCCCCTTGCTTACTTGCCTTTAGCCGCCAAAAAATCGTTGATTTGCTTCTGCAGCTCCGCGACGATCTTGTCGGTGCCGGCCTCGTTCATCTTGGCGATGTAGGCGTTCACATCCTTCTCGACATCCCGGGTAATGCCGAACAGAAGCTTCCTGCCGTATTCGTCGTACACGGCCTGTCTGGCGGCCAGCTCCATCTTGACGGGCTCCGTGTTGAAATTGAAGCCGGCGACAGGCGGCATGACGTTATTCGGATATTCGACGTCCGCCTTCGTTCCTTCGGTTAACGCTTGGTTCGTGTCGAACGTGGACGGCAGTCTCCATTGCGATCTCCAGAGCGCCCAGCGGCCGTTCCATTCCAAATACCCGTTATTGGCATCCATTCCTTCCGGATAGGCCACCGTATCGACGCCGTCAATCTGCTTGATGACGTAGGTTTTGTCTTTGATTCCGTACATGACTGAATTGTAGTTTTCTTGGCTTGCGTTCATCCATTCGAGGAACATCATCGCTCTCTCGGGATTGGCCGCGTTTTTGTTGATGCCCATGATGTTGCCCATCGCCCCTGACAACGAGGACTTGCTGTCGGGATACATCATATTGCCTTTCTTTTCGCCCGGCCCGTTCAGTGCGCGGTAAGCGTCCTCCGTGCCCCTGATCGCCGCGGCGTATTTGCCCGAATCGACTCCATTAACCGCTTCTTTCGGTGCGTTCATCGCATTTTTCGGAATCCAGCCCTTGTCATACCACGTCTTGCGAATCTTGGATGCTTCCAGGAAAGCCGGCGTTCTTTCGAGCGGCACGATCGTCACCTTGGGGTCGTTCAGATCGTAGGTCAAGTCGAAGTTGCCCTGGCCGAACTCCCTGTCAAAGCTGTACTTTGTCGCCAGCGCATTCATGGCGTTATCCCAGTTGTTGATCCCTTGCGTAACATTGTTCAGCGCAAGAATACCGGTCTCGTTCTTCATCACGATGTCGAGGTAGTTTTCCAGATCTTCCATCGTTGTCATCTTTTCCGGAATGTTGTATTTCTTGCGCAGGTCCTCCCGGATTGTCAGGTAAGCCCGCTGCGTGGACGGGTTGTCGGTCGGAATCGCCATTATTTTTCCGTTCACCTTGGCCCATTCCAGGTTGCGGGTGTCCGTCAAATATTTCTTGAGATTCGGCGCGTATTGATCCATGAGGTCATCCAGCGGCAGCAGCGAATTGTTCTTCAGCATCGTCGGGAAAATGAACCAGTTGGCGTCGAAATACAGATCGAAGTCGTCGCCCGAGGCCGCCAGAAGCTTCAGCTTATCCTGATAGTCCGTCCACGGAATGAAGCTGACGTTGAACTTCGCGTTCAGGACACTTTTGCTTAATTGCTCCACGTTCGCCCACACCTCTTTGGCTTGCGGCGGCTCGGTTCCGACGAAATGAATTTTGAGCGTCACTTCTTCAAGCGGCGCTTTGGCATCGCCGCTCGCCGATTCGTTTTCTTTCGACGGGGCGGAAGACGATGCCGTTGGGGAAGGCTCTTCTTTACTGGAGCCCATGCAACCCGAGATTACGGTTGCAAGCACGAAGACGGACAGCAGCCATAGCGATAACCCCCTAAACTTCTTCTTCAATGGAATTCCTCCCTTTTCGTATATGCCAACCTGCTTGGAACAGGGTATGGCCTAGCCTTTAACCGCGCCTACCATCAAGCCCTTAACGAAATACTTCTGAAGGAACGGATACAGAAAGATGATCGGGCCGATCGTAATGATGGTGGCCGCGTACTTGATGCCTTCCGTCGGCAGCGTTTCGTTGCCGATCAGTCTCGTCGCGTTCTCTCCTTGCGCGAATTGGGCGTTGGATACGATTTCCCGCAGGAGCAGCTGCAAGGGCATCAAGCTCTTCTCCTCGTTCAGCATGATGCCGAGCCACCAATCGTTCCAATAATAGAGCGAGATAAACAACGTGACCGAAGCGAGAGCGGGGATGGACAGCGGAAGAATGATCCGGAAGAAAATCCTCCATTCCCCCGCTCCGTCGATCGAGGCGGATTCTCCGATTTCATCCGGCAAAGACTTGAAATAGTTGCGGATCAGGAACATGTACCAAGCATTCGCCGTGTAAGGCACGATCAGGGCCAGCAGGTTATTGTGCAGGCCGAGGTATTTGGTCGTGATGATGTACCACGGCACAATCCCTCCGCTGAACAGCATGGTGAAGAAGCAATAGAAAGCCAGAATATGGCGGTACTTGAGCGATTTCTTCGACAACGGATACGCTAGCATGGCGTTTACGAGCAGGCTCAGCGCGGTGCCGAAAACCGTGACCAGGATGGTGATTTTGTAGCCGTTCACGACTTTCCCCGCGTCCGAGAACAGCAGCTTGTAAGCATTAAGATTGATCAGTTCGGGAAAGAAGCCGATGCCTTCCGTGATTAACTCGCTTTCGTCCGTGAACGAAGCGATGAGCACGAGGACGAAGGGAACGACGCAAGCCAAAGCGATCAGCACGAGCGCTGCGATTAGCAAGACTTGCATCCCACTGCGGGCAGCCGATTGTGTGCGCATGAAGATCCCTCCTTAGAAAATGCTTCCTTCGTTCTGGTATTTGCGGGCGACGCGGTTGCTGATCAGGACGAGGAAGAAGCCGATGACGGATTGATAGAGTCCGACCGCCGATGACATGCCAACGTCTCCCAGCTTCCGGAGCGCCCGGTAGACGTAAGTGTCGATAACGTCAGCCGAGGGGTACAGGATCGAATTTTCTCCGACGATCGCGTAGAACATCCCGAAATCCGCGTACATGATTCTTCCGATCGCCAGCAGCGTCAAAATGGTGGCGGTCGGCATCAGATGGGGAATCGTAATATGACGGATCTTGCTCCATTTGCCGGCGCCGTCTATGTCCGCGGCTTCGTAATACGTATGGTCGATTCCGGCCAGCACCGCGAGGAAGATAATGCTCGTATATCCGGCGGTCTTCCAAACGCTGATCGCCGTCATGATAATCGGCCAAGCTTCGTACGTGTTGTACCATTCCACAGAGGGAATGCCGAACAGCTGCAGAAGCTTGTTGACCATCCCGTAATCGAAATTGAACAACGCGTAAGCGAACACGCCGACAACAATCCAGGAGATGAAGTACGGAAGCAGGATACCGGATTGGATCGCCTTCTTGACTTTGAGGAATCGGACCTCGTTCAGCAGGATGGAGATCGCCAGGGCGAGCAGCGTGCCGAAAAAGATAAATGAAAAATTCAACGCCAGCGTATTGCGGGTCACTCTCCAAAAAGCGTCGGAAGAGAAGAAAAACTCGAAATTGCCGAGCAGTGGCTTCGCCCACGGACTCCCGAACAGTCCCGAGGAAAAGTTATAGTTTTTGAAAGCGACGACGACACCCGCCATGGGCAGATAATTAAAGAGAAAAAACAGCGCAAGACCCGGAAAAGCCATCAGGTACAACGTTCGGTTCTTGCCGATTTCTTTGAGAACATTCATTCGCTCAACTCCTTCCGTCATTTTATAAAGCGCTTACATTTCCGACGATCTCACTTTACTGAATCCGGCCTCCGCCGGCAACAACGATTCCTCCTCATCGACTTCGAATGCTAATCAACCCGGTTCATATATCCAACGATCCACATCGATTAGGCGCGATGATGCGGAAATCGGCTGCGGGGGCAGAAGAAAATCCCGCCGGGGGACTGCGGGATTCATCGGCTACACACTATTCAATTCCCGGTAAGAGAGCGGCGTCATGCCCGTATCCTTCTTGAAGGCGTAGAAAAAGTAGTTTTTGTTGAGATAACCGGTCAGTTCGGCGATTTCGTTCACGGCAAGTTTCGTTTCCTTCAGCAGGTTTTTGGCCCGGCCGATCTTGATGCCGCGAATATGGTCATTGATGTACGCCCCGGTCGTTTCCTTGAACAGCTTGGCGAAGTAATTGGCGGAGTACCCGAACTTCTCGGCGATCGAATCCACGTTCAAATTAGGATCGGAATAATGAACCTCGATATATTCCAGCGCTTCCTGAATCATCTTCGTCGCTTTGCCGCTGTTTCTTTGCGCGTTCATCTCTTCGATCCGGATACGGTAACGGGCGAAGAGCGCTTGAAACCATTCCTTCCAATCCCGCATCACCTCAAGCCGGTCGATTTCCCGGTAGTAATCCTGCATCTCGAAGCCTCCCCGGCTCGCTCCGATGATGCCGTTGAACGTTCGGATGCAGACCACCGCCAATTGCAGCAAAATCAGGTGGGCACCGTTGTACGTATAATGACGCAGCTCATCTTCCAACCGTTCCAGCGTTTCGGTCCATTCGGTCTCCTTGTTCAGTTTGATGCAGTCGATCAGCGCATTCTCGACCTCAAGAGGATAAGGATGCTGCCTTACGAATTCCCGGTTCACGCCTTCTTCGTCGAAAATCCGTCCATATCCGGCGGTTAATCGTTGGTTGCTTAAGTTCATGGCATCCTCATATGAACAGGCAAGCTCCCGCAGCGTCTCCGCCCGCTGGCCGATGCCGACCGTCAGGCTGCGGCCGAGCGCCTTGAACACGGTGCGCTGGACTTCGGTCAGCAAGCTTCGCAAGAGGACCGGATCCGACGGCTCTTCGGCGCTTGCGATGACAGCGACATTTCCGCCCGGCATCGTCACGGATTCCGCTTCGAGCCTGCCGTGGAACGTATCCTTAACGATCTGATCAACCGTCGCTTCGTAAAGATGCTTGTGCTCGTCTTTCACCTTGCCGTATTCGTCGATCCGCAGCAAAGCTACTCTTCGGATCACGGGATCGTCCTGAAGTCCGAGCTCCGACGCCTTGGCCCGAACGTAGCTCTCATTCCATGATCCCGAGAGAATCTGCTGAAGTAATTTCGTCTTCAGCTCTTTCCTGCTCGTCTCGTGATGGTCGGAGAGCTCCTTCATGCGATCGAGCATGTCGACGACTCCATCCATGATATAGTCCAATTCGTTTTTGCCGTTGGCGTTTTTCTTTCTTACCAGTTCGGACTTCGTCATCCGCTTGATGAAGCGGTCAATGGGAGAATAAATCGTTCTGGCCATGAAGGCGATCAGAATTGCGCTGAGCAGCAGAACCCCGCAGCCGATATAGAGAATCTGGTTCGTCTGCTCCCGGACGAATCCCGTGATTTCGTCATGGTCCTGAATCGTGACCAGCGACCAATTCGAATCCTCCAGGGCCAAGCGGTTTACGATATATTCGCGCCCTCCCTCACGCACCTTCGTGCTTTCCGGCGATTGCCGCGATCCGAGCAGCGTTTGACGGCGCGATGGATCGCGAGTTATGGAGGCGACCGGTTCTTGCGCGTCCGTAGAGACGATGCCGCCGTCCTGATCTATGAGCAGAACTTTCAGGTTCTCTCCGGAGCCCAACATATTCAATTCCGAAAAGTCGAGTACGTTGATGACGATGCTGTTCTCGACCGTCTTGCCGTCCGCCCCGAATTTCGTATAAACGTAAGACACCACCTTGCGGCCCGCTTCCGTACCGCCGGCGATTTCTCTCGACACGACGAGCTTGCGCTTGAGGCCGGCATGGATGATTTCCCGGTCAGGAAAGCCCGCATAATCCATTCCGCCCGTCTGGGTGGAGACGAAATAGTTGATTTTGCCGCTGTAGATATACATCGAATGGATTTTGGAGTGGATGTACTTGAAGCGCGAGAACTCCGATCTCATTTTATATTCCTCATAAGGATCCCACGTCTTCCGGTTCAGGAAGTTTTCCACCGCGGGATTGGAAATGACGGAAATGTAAATGTAATCCACTTCTTCATTCAGTTTCCCGATGTCCATGGATATTCGGTTCAAGCTGTTCCGCGTTTCCCGGGTCACTTCCTGGTAAGTCGCATCCATATAGATGTTCCTGAAAATAATCGTCAGCAGGATCACGGTCACGAACGATAGCATGACGAAGAACGCGATCAGCTTCCAAAAGATGATTCTCCGGCTCGAACGGTTTCCCATGATGATTCCCCCTCATTTCTCCTGTTGTGCTTCTTATTTTAAAAGTGGAGGTGTGCGCGTGATAGTTCTGAAACCTCAGCAATCGGTATTCATTGCTCAGGTTTGGCGCCGAAATGCGGTATCAACACCGAAATCTTCAGGATCCGCACTATGAACGGCGCTTTATATTCACTACGATGGTCACGTGCTTTCCAAATAAGCGAAAGAGGTGGACAGGTACCATGTTCTTCAAGCATCGCAAGACGGACCGAATGAGGTTCGGCAAGTTGCTTCTTCTGACTTTGGCTTTGACGCTTCCTATCGCCGCAATTCTTCCGTCTCCCGCCGCCCGGGCGGCGACGGACACTTTCGAAGAACGGGCCGAGCAGTTGCTGTCAGTCTTCGCCTCCACGACGCCGACCAACATGAACAACCATTGGTTCTTCTACGCGCAGGCCCGTTTTGCCACGAACACGAACGTCAGCACCGCGCTCTCCTGGGTAGATTCGCTGAATAACGGAAGCCATCCCGGCTCCATGTTCTACTATGTGAACAATATCGAAACGTACCTGAAATTTGGGCACCTGTATTCAGGCGCCCTGAAGGCCAAAGTGAAAACCGATCTGACGACGGGCGCCAACGTGACCTATTACACATCCAATGGTTCCACCGAGAATCACAAGCTCATGTTTAAGACGGCGGGATACTTGGTGGCGCAGACATGGCCGGACTGGTCCAACGCTTCGGTCGAATTGGCCGGCAACAAGTCGGAGCTGGAAGCGATCATGGACCAATACGTGCACAAGGGGCTCGCGGAATACGACTCTCCCTCCTACAATGCCGTGACCGTCAACTGCCTGATGCTGCTGGCCGAATTCGTACAGGATCCGGCGTTTCGGATGAAAGCGAAAATGACACTGGAATGGATGCTCGCCAATATCGGCGCGGAGTGGACGAACGGCTATTACGTATCTTCGACTTTGCGCGTATATCCCGTCAGCGTGACACCCCAGGAAGGAGCAGCTTCCACGATTCAGAACTGGCTGCTTTGGGGAGGCAGAACGCCCAGCTATCCAACGTCCTTGAGCGATCATGCCACGGAAGCCCATTATGCCGTGTCGAACGCGACGAGTACGTACCGGATGCCCGCCATCCTGGAACGTATCGGCCAGGACAGAAGCGTGCCTTACGTCCAGAAGGAGAACGGAAATTGGAATACGCGCACGAGCAAATACAGCTATATCACCGACAAATTCGGCCTGGCCAGCCAAGTCGAAGTGCAGAATCTCGCATGGGCGGATCAAGCCCGGCGCTGGTTCGCCCGTTGGGATTCCGAGGAACCAGGCAGCACCTTCTTCATGACGCATCCCCGATTGGCCGGCGATTACAAAGGCGCCACCATCTATGAGCAGGTCATGCAGCATAACGGAGCGTTGATCGGCGTCTATAAGATCCCGACCAGCGGCACTATCGACGGCACGAATCCGATCCTGCAGTATATCGAAGGACCGATTTCCACGGAAGCCGCGAAGCAAATCGCGGAGCATTCCGGATGGGTATTCATCCACGGCGGCGGCACGATGCTTGCGGTCAAACCGGTCAAAGGCTATACGTGGGCCGCGGACCGCACGATCAATTCGCAGACGTTCAAGACGCTGCGCAGCGAGTACAACAAGAACGGCGTCGTTCTGGAGGTCGTCCCCGCAAGCGATTACGCTCTCGCCGGGGAGGCGTCGCTGCCGGAGGAAGATCGGCTGGCGAATGAGCTGTCCAGCTTCAAAGACGACATTCTGGCGAATACCGCGATCGACGCTTCACACTTGGACGAAACGAACCCTCGTCTGATCTACACGACGTTATCCGGCGATCAGATGGACATCACCTATCAATATACCGGAGTTTACAACAATAACCGCAAGCTGAACGGTCAGGCGGTCGCCTACGGCAGCTGGCCGCTCATGGACAGCCCCTATATGCATCAAGACTACAACGGAAACACGCTGACGTTGAACCATGGCGGAGAAAGCTACGCTTACGATTTCGGCAACTGGACCGTCACCTCCGTGAACGCTCCTCTCATCCGGTGGAAGTTCGACGAGGTTTCCGGCGTTGCTGCGAGCGATTCCAGCGGCAATGGGCTGAGCGGCTCCTTGCTGAACGGCCTGTCGTTCGGTTCGAACGCCGTGGCGGGGCCGGTCGGAGGCGGCGCGCTGCAATTTGACGGCATGGACGACGTCGTGCGAAGGGACACCGCGTCCGTATCCGGGTATCCGTTCACATTGTCCGCATGGGTGAAGACGACCTCTTCCGCCAATTCGACCATCCAGTTTCTCGGAAATGGAACAGCGTTCGACCAGTACGTCCGGATCGGCATGAACTCGGTCGGCAAGGCTTTCCTTGACCTGCGCAACGGATCGTCGACCACGATATTCTCCAGCGGACCCGTCAACAATGGCCAGTGGCATCTGATAACCGGCGTGTTCGAGAACGCAACAAGCTCGAAGCTGTATGTCGACGGCGTTCTTCAGGCTGCTCTCACGAACGCGGTCGCGCTGCCCGCTTTGAACCGAATGTCCGCGGGAGCGTTGGACCGCTCGGTGCCCTCCGACCGTTTCGCCGGCGCGATCGACGACGTAAAACTCTACACTTCGGCGCTTAACGCTTCTCAAATCATGGCCTTGTATAACGGCAATTAAATAAATAAGCCCTCAAGCAGCGATCGCTTGAGGGCTTACGGAATGCCCGTCATTTCAGGAACGGCCGTGTGAACGACGATCGGTAGATTTTGTGCAGCAGATGCATTTTCAATCGCCTTTAGGCTCTTCGCGACGTGCTGAATCATCATCGGTGTTTCAAAGAGCGTGTTGTCCGTAACTACATGAACCCGTTTCGACCTTTCTTCCGGACTCAAGCTCAAAAGCATCTGCGAAACGCAAGTAACAATCCAGTAATCTAATTTTGTTTGTTTCAATAATAGGATCTTGACTTTACTATGGCCGGAATTAAATTCACCATTATTATTAATTTGAATTTATTTGAAATGAATTTCATCCCCCACTATTAAACCCAGAAATTAATCAACTTTAACCTAACCGCCATAATAGTCCGCGTGACATATCGTCGGGCGTTTACCCAATATATGAGGCATACATCGTCTTGGTTTGGATATTTGCCCAACAAAATCGATTCGGACTTCGGCTGGGTTTCTTAAAGCGAGTCAGCGCCGGTGATCAAGGTGAAAGGGCAGTATTTCCGTAGTCTAAGTATTGCCCTTTCTATAATTGGATTTGGCTTTGTTCTTTGCGTAATTGGACTCATGTCGGTTTCGCAACCAGCACCTGTAGCGTAACCTATTTCGACTACAAGTGATAGAGGGATACGCTCATGGCAATAAGCCCGCTTTGCCGACAATTTGCTTCCATTCTAAGAGCACAGCCTATGATAATTAACGGGGTTTGTACAGCTTCTACAGTGAGGAACAACATTCGGCCACGAATTCTGGGCAAAAGATCAAGATCTTTTCTGACCATTCCGCAAGCATTTTCTTTCGAAAGTATCGGTCGTGATGGGAGAGCGCTCTGTTTAGGAGAAACCGTTATTTTAACAGCGGAAATCAATCCTTTTATTTCACGGCTGCGCAGCCATGGCATTAAAGTGACAGCCTTGCATAATCACTGGTTATTTACAAATCCAAATCTTTGGTACATTCATTTTGAAAAAAACGCCCGTCCATTGGAATTTGCACGTGATGTTCGGGATGCCTTGAATGTACTGACAACAAGGATCGTAAAGCCTGTCAGTGGCAAAAAGTAGCGTTAATGCATGCTTAGCATAATAAACCGTATATTGACCTGTCGGTCAATATACGGTTTAAGTCAGACGCCTTTTCCTTTAGTGGAAGATTTCGAGTACGGTTATGGATACATACCGAAATGATTTCCCTGAATGAATGTTAATTGTTTCTTGGTATATAGTCGGATGTAATTCCCAACAAATTAAATCCTATTCCTTAACTTCGATGGCTTATTTGGAGTTGAGCCGGCTGCTGCAGCACGGCACTCAGCGAGAATCAGCTCAGAGTGGCAAGAGCCTCCCTCGTGAATGGCTGCAGTTCTTCAGTGCGGTCGTCGCGGATCTTGGCCGCCCATGCCGGGTCGGTCAGCAGTGCGCGACCGACGGCGACAAGGTCGAACTCCCCACGCTCCAGACGCTCGATCAGGTTGTCGATTCCGGCAGTCTGCCCGCCTTTGCCCTCCTCGAACAGGCTGGTGAAGTCGGAGTCCAGACCGACGGAGCCGACGGTAATTGCCGACTTGCCGGTCAGCTTGCGCGTCCAGCCCGCCACATTGAGGTCTGAACCCTCGAACTCCGGCTCCCAGAAGCGGCGCGTGGAAGCATGGAATACATCGACGCCTGCCGCAGAGAGCGGTGCGAGGAAGCGCTCCAGCTCCTCTGGATTTGCTGCCAGCTTTGCGCTGTAATTAACCGGCTTCCATTGGGAGAAGCGGAATATAATCGGGAAGTCGGGGCCGACCGCGGCTCGCACCGCCTCAATAACTTCCACTGCGAATCGGGTGCGGCCAACCAGGTCGCCGCCATACTCATCCGTGCGCTTGTTGGTGACGTCCCAGAAGAATTGGTCAATAAGGTAGCCGTGCGCGCCGTGGATCTCCACCGCGTCAAAGCCGATGCTCTTCGCGTCGGCAGCGGCCTGGGCATAAGCCTGAACGAGACTGCCAATCTCCTCGAGCGTCAGCGGCTCGGATACCGGCTCGCCGGTCAAGCTAAGGCCCGATGGTCCAATCGGGTCGACATTCGAATCCGGGAATTTCTCCCTCTCGCGGGCCGTGCCGGTGTGCCAGATCTGCGGAGCGATTTTTCCGCCGGCTTTATGCACTTCGCGGACGACGGCCGCCCATCCTTCCAGAGCTTTCTCCCCGTAAAAATGCGGAACGCCGTGGTCAGCAGCCGCAGCCGGATGGTTAATGACTGTTCCTTCGGTGATGATGAGTCCGACACCGTTTTCCGCCCTTCGGCGGTAATATCCGGCTACGTTGGGACCTGGAACGCCTGTCGGCGAAAAGGCGCGGGTCATCGGGGCCATGACAATACGATTTTCAAGCTTCAGTCGTCCGCCTTCAAAAGGGTTGAACAGAGCCGCTGCTGTTTTGGATAAGGTCATCTTATTCTCTCCTCCTAATAATGAAAAAGTTTTTATTTTAATCTATATATTCAAATATATAGATGAACAGATGAAAATTCAAGCCCTTCGGAGAAAACTTTTGGGGGCTACTTCTTCTTCGCCTGCAGCCCGTTCGCAAAGTCCTCCAAAAAAGCGGCGATCGCCTCTTCATTGCGCCTGTAATAGGTCCATTGGCCATACCGGCGGGACTCCAGCAATCCGGTCTTCTGCATAGAGGATAGGTACGAAGAGATGACCGACTGCGTCAGACCGGATTTTTCCTGAATGCTTCCCACGCAGACACCGCCCGGGAACTCTTCTTTAATGACGTTCGGCAAATTCTCATTCATCTTTTCCGGCTCCCGCAGCCAGCAAAGGATGTTAAGACGGGTCTCATTTGACAGAGCCTTCAGCACCGCAAGCATATCTTCATTTTTCATTACTCGACACCCATTCCTGGTTGGTTTGTTCCCAGTATACCAAAAGTTCCGCTCATGAGAAAAATGATAATCAAATTTGTATTTGTTCAGTATATTTGGATAAAAAAAAGCCGTAAATAAGCGGCGTTCACTTGCCCACCCAAAAATACCTTAAGCCACGTCAGTATGCCGTTTGGTTATCGGTTTGGCTTTGTCTCTTCCCGCCCGGGCCATCAGGTTAGCCGACAGCAGCATGCCCGCAATGACGATAACGCCGCCAACGATCTGGGAGACCAGCAATTCCTGACCTATCATCACAGACAGGATAGCGGTGAAAATCGGCATCAAATTCATCGTTATGCTGGCTTTGCCCGGTCCAAGTTCCTTGACGCCCTGGTTCCAGAACAGGAATGACCCGATGGAAGGAAACAAACCCAAATAGATGATACCTGTAATGCTGAAAGCAGTGATGTGCTCTGTATGCACCGGCTGAATAAACAGCAGCGGAACCATGCAAACGACGCCAATAAAAGCTGTAAATGCAACGAACGTAATCGGAGGAAGATGCTGCGCTCTTTTGCCGATAATCGAATAGATGGCCCACAAAAAAACCGCCAACAGCATAATGCCGTCTCCTTGGTTATAATGCGTGCTAAATACGCCAAGCAGATGTCCTTTAGTCAATACCGTCAGTACACCCAGGAAAGATAATACCACTCCCGCTCCCTGCCACACGGTAATTTTGTCTTTCAGGAAAAGCAGGGACAACACAATCATGACCGCCGGAGTCAAGCTGTTAATCAGACTGCCGTTTGTAGATGAGGTGTGCTGGAGTGCCGTGTAAGTGAGAAGCGTGTAGAACACGACACCCACCAGCGACAAGAATAGAAAAATTCCCCAGTTGTTTTTCCATACCTTCAGCCAGTTCGGTTTCTCCACCAGTTGCGCCATCGGAATCAACACCACGGCTGCAATCGTCCACCGCAAGAAGGAGGCCCAGATCGGCGGGAAATCGGACGTAACCGATTTGCCGAAAATCAGGTTCCCCGCCCAAAACAAATTCGCCAATACTAGAAAAAGCCATGCTTTCGCTTTCATAATCATACTCCTCTCCCCACTGTATTCCAGGTCCCAGGTCACTACAACGCCTCGTTTAAGGCCTGGTTAAGTTCTCTACTGTTCTTTTTCTTGTTCTATAAACATGTTACAATAAACTTGGTCATAAATAAAATGAATATATGTCATGAAGGAGATATCAAATCTGGTATGAATAAGTCTCTTCTGCAGTTGATCGTCGCTATTTCGGAGACCCGAAGCTTTACGACTGCCGGGGAAAAAATGAATATGACGCAGCCGGCTGTCAGCCGTGCAGTCACTTCCCTGGAACGCGAGCTTGGGGTAACGCTGCTTATTAGAGA carries:
- a CDS encoding DMT family transporter; this encodes MKAKAWLFLVLANLFWAGNLIFGKSVTSDFPPIWASFLRWTIAAVVLIPMAQLVEKPNWLKVWKNNWGIFLFLSLVGVVFYTLLTYTALQHTSSTNGSLINSLTPAVMIVLSLLFLKDKITVWQGAGVVLSFLGVLTVLTKGHLLGVFSTHYNQGDGIMLLAVFLWAIYSIIGKRAQHLPPITFVAFTAFIGVVCMVPLLFIQPVHTEHITAFSITGIIYLGLFPSIGSFLFWNQGVKELGPGKASITMNLMPIFTAILSVMIGQELLVSQIVGGVIVIAGMLLSANLMARAGRDKAKPITKRHTDVA
- a CDS encoding ArsR/SmtB family transcription factor, with the translated sequence MKNEDMLAVLKALSNETRLNILCWLREPEKMNENLPNVIKEEFPGGVCVGSIQEKSGLTQSVISSYLSSMQKTGLLESRRYGQWTYYRRNEEAIAAFLEDFANGLQAKKK
- a CDS encoding NADH:flavin oxidoreductase: MTLSKTAAALFNPFEGGRLKLENRIVMAPMTRAFSPTGVPGPNVAGYYRRRAENGVGLIITEGTVINHPAAAADHGVPHFYGEKALEGWAAVVREVHKAGGKIAPQIWHTGTAREREKFPDSNVDPIGPSGLSLTGEPVSEPLTLEEIGSLVQAYAQAAADAKSIGFDAVEIHGAHGYLIDQFFWDVTNKRTDEYGGDLVGRTRFAVEVIEAVRAAVGPDFPIIFRFSQWKPVNYSAKLAANPEELERFLAPLSAAGVDVFHASTRRFWEPEFEGSDLNVAGWTRKLTGKSAITVGSVGLDSDFTSLFEEGKGGQTAGIDNLIERLERGEFDLVAVGRALLTDPAWAAKIRDDRTEELQPFTREALATLS
- a CDS encoding LamG domain-containing protein, with translation MFFKHRKTDRMRFGKLLLLTLALTLPIAAILPSPAARAATDTFEERAEQLLSVFASTTPTNMNNHWFFYAQARFATNTNVSTALSWVDSLNNGSHPGSMFYYVNNIETYLKFGHLYSGALKAKVKTDLTTGANVTYYTSNGSTENHKLMFKTAGYLVAQTWPDWSNASVELAGNKSELEAIMDQYVHKGLAEYDSPSYNAVTVNCLMLLAEFVQDPAFRMKAKMTLEWMLANIGAEWTNGYYVSSTLRVYPVSVTPQEGAASTIQNWLLWGGRTPSYPTSLSDHATEAHYAVSNATSTYRMPAILERIGQDRSVPYVQKENGNWNTRTSKYSYITDKFGLASQVEVQNLAWADQARRWFARWDSEEPGSTFFMTHPRLAGDYKGATIYEQVMQHNGALIGVYKIPTSGTIDGTNPILQYIEGPISTEAAKQIAEHSGWVFIHGGGTMLAVKPVKGYTWAADRTINSQTFKTLRSEYNKNGVVLEVVPASDYALAGEASLPEEDRLANELSSFKDDILANTAIDASHLDETNPRLIYTTLSGDQMDITYQYTGVYNNNRKLNGQAVAYGSWPLMDSPYMHQDYNGNTLTLNHGGESYAYDFGNWTVTSVNAPLIRWKFDEVSGVAASDSSGNGLSGSLLNGLSFGSNAVAGPVGGGALQFDGMDDVVRRDTASVSGYPFTLSAWVKTTSSANSTIQFLGNGTAFDQYVRIGMNSVGKAFLDLRNGSSTTIFSSGPVNNGQWHLITGVFENATSSKLYVDGVLQAALTNAVALPALNRMSAGALDRSVPSDRFAGAIDDVKLYTSALNASQIMALYNGN
- a CDS encoding DUF1259 domain-containing protein; the protein is MAISPLCRQFASILRAQPMIINGVCTASTVRNNIRPRILGKRSRSFLTIPQAFSFESIGRDGRALCLGETVILTAEINPFISRLRSHGIKVTALHNHWLFTNPNLWYIHFEKNARPLEFARDVRDALNVLTTRIVKPVSGKK